In Cloacibacillus sp., the DNA window CTATATAGATTTGCACACCGATCTGTACATTAATTTCGTCAGATCCGTTATATCAAAGACTGGCAGCCCCGTCGCAAGGCGGATATCTTCGGCATAAGGCGGCATATTAGTGCATTCAAGAACGATAGCGCGTACATCAGGATTTTCCCTGCACATTCCGCGCGCCGCGGAGATATGATCGGCACGCGCACCCTCTACGTCCAACTCATGGAGATTTTCGCGTATCGGCTTCGCAAAGTGCTCGGAATTTTCCATTCCACAGACGACCTTTGGAATATTCTCAATCCCTGCGCCCTTAAAATGGCGCTCCGTCAGCGCGCCGCTGTTAAAGGTCATGATCCCCACCTTACAGGAGACTGGCAGCATCGAATATACAAGCGGGACCATTAACAGTGCGGAGGTAAAAATCGGGACAGAAAGCGCCTCCGCCATTTCGCGCTGAAAGACAGCCAGAAAACCGCAGCTCG includes these proteins:
- a CDS encoding aspartate/glutamate racemase family protein; the encoded protein is MERYRGTARGGRNIYGFSLGILMLDTDFPRIPGDIGNALTWDFPVLYKVVKGASVARVVEDGDPALLAPFIDGARELIVQGAKAVTTSCGFLAVFQREMAEALSVPIFTSALLMVPLVYSMLPVSCKVGIMTFNSGALTERHFKGAGIENIPKVVCGMENSEHFAKPIRENLHELDVEGARADHISAARGMCRENPDVRAIVLECTNMPPYAEDIRLATGLPVFDITDLTKLMYRSVCKSI